The Coccinella septempunctata chromosome X, icCocSept1.1, whole genome shotgun sequence nucleotide sequence CTTTCACTACCAAAGTAATGGCCACTGCCAATATCAAAGTAGAATTAGTTGCCAATGTACATAGATCCAAATGCAGTAAATGCCACCGTTCAAGGTGTAACCGAAGACGGCAGCAGTGCCGATGTTGTAAAAATGATTCTGATAGCAGCGACAGCAGTGCTGATCCGGACCACTGTCCTAGCAGCTAACACTTCGTTACCATTTAAGAATTTGTGTAAATTATGTCTATATTGCATATATGTGTaccatttcatttatttatttaaaaccAGTGTAAGATAGTGAATAAGTTAATTGTCTAATAACGATGGTATTATTTattaatataagtaaaaagtatttaaaaaaaacgtgctttatttcccaaaatataattttacagTAATTCAACTGTACATTGAATCGACAAGGTGCTTGTATTTCTCTATCACAATTCTCCTCTTCAGTTTCATGGTTGGACCTGCAAcaaaaataatgtttattttcaatttccaaatACAAGGTGTCACAACTGAGTTCAGTTGGGAAACCCTGTATAAACATGGTATATGCGCCCCATTCACATTCAAAACGCAAtgctttcagttttttcttcacctTTTGGAGCCCTTTCAGGGAGCTTTGAAAGGTTAAGAATCAATCAGATGATTTATTATAGATAACTTACCCAATTCCCCAGTTGCAACTGAAAAGTCTGAAGGAAGTAATTtgaatttctgtattttttggGCGTTGGACGTGGCTTTTTCATTGACTTTATTGATGCCTTCTTGAATCGCATCCAATAACTTTTGATCGGGCCCCGCATTGAGCACTTCATCGATGGTTGTTGCTGGACATCCCAAACTCTTCAACCAGTTTTGCACAGCCGGTGTGAGAACTGCAGTCGGTGCCCCTGTTGAAGGGTCAACCTCCGTTTTGAGCGCTATCAGGAGCGAGAGGAATTTTTTCTTGTCGCCTATAAGCATTGCGTAACTGATATTCGGCAGTTGACTCTGGACCATGTGTTCGATTGGTACAGGAGGAACGTTTTCACCACCAGCAGTGATCAGCAATTCTTTCAATCTTCCTGTTATGTACAGGAATCCCTTATCGTCTTGCCGACCCAAATCGCCACTGTGCAACCAACCTTCAGAATCTAAGGTTTCCTTGGTTTTTTCTGGTTCGTCCAAGTAGCCCATGAACACGTGTCTTCCGTACATACAAATCTCCCCTTGGTCTTCCTCTGCGTTCGCAACTATTTTCGTTTTGACGCCAGGAATTGGTCCTCCGACGGTGTCCAAATTGAAAGCTGAGGGTATGCCCAAACAATGGGCTCCACTAGATTCAGACATTCCGAATGCGTCCATCAGCGGTATATCTAGACtaagaaaatatttcttcacgTCCATTGATATTGGAGCGGCCGCTGATACAAACAGATCGCATCTGTCTAGTCCCAGCGCCTGTTTCACCTTACTTAAGATGAGGCTCGATGCTATGCTATATCCCCAACTGCTGGAAGTTTCGCTGAAACACAAAAATTAATCGTAGGATAACGATTGTTTATTAGTTTGTTTCGATTACCCCTGAATTTTTTTGAGATGATATTCTAATGCATGTGCTTTGGCCCAGCTCGCTATAGATTTCTTGAGAAAGCCACTCTGCGAACCAATATGCAGCATTTTCTCCTGTATCTTCTCCCACACCCTAGGTACGGCTATAAACTTGGTAGGTCTGGCTTCTTGCAGTGTTTTCAACAAGGAACCTTTCAGTGCATCCTTGTCGGCGAAGTATAAGGTGGCTGCTGCTGTTGTGGCAACGTACATGTCTATTATTTGAGCTGCTACATGACTGAATGGTAGATAGCTGACTAAAACTTCCTTTGGTCCTATATTGATACGTTCGAAAATCGATCTACTGTCAAATACCAAGTTATCGTGGCTTAACATAACAGCTTTCGGGTTACCCACTGTACCAGACtgcaaataaataattatacatCTTGTGAAATGAATAAAGTAGAGATATTGAGAATATTAGGCAGTTAGTATTCATTGCGTTATGCACATCAAGACATTATTCCAACTGGATGACCGTGCTTGGGCATTAACTTGTTGGAAAAATGAGCTTGCGGAGGGTTCGTAGTAAACGACAAGCAGACGCCACTGCTTGCTTCGTGAAAGGCAACAGTGTGGCGCCCATGCCTCTCCATAACAGCTGAATAATAAAACGTTTAGCGATATTCCACAAAAACCGGTCGTTTAACATATGATTTCGGTAGTGTAGTGCATCGGATGAATGCAGTGAATGAATGTGATTGCTCATACGCAACTACCAATAAGCAATGCTGCATCAGTATCTGACTGCTGATTGGTAGTCGCGTATGGGCAATCACATTCCACAGTCACCGCACTACCGCGTCAGATACTGATGCGGCACTGCTGATTGGTAGTTGCTTATGAGTACTCTATTCGACAGGCGCAGCACtcacattctgcagccactgAATTCATCCGACGCACTACCGAAACGATAccttcaatttattttgaaatgtgATGTTTTAATGTTTATATCGTTAAGGGTTGTATACTCACTGTGAAAATCAGGGTGCAGCATTGATTGATGGCAATTCTTTTCAAGGCATTGTCAAGAAGTGTGTCGTCTTGTTTGGCACCAATTTCCATCAGTTTATCCcactgaaaaaattaaataaaatagcTCTGGCtctaaatttgaaaataatccaaCTTACGGTTAAGACGTCGGAATTT carries:
- the LOC123321335 gene encoding very long-chain-fatty-acid--CoA ligase bubblegum — its product is MEEMNFLNGPCQVVPATEEITTDRYGYVKLRIPKTGTAVETVEPISIPGLLTTTAEKNPDNIAYIYKNLEGKPVEVTYKEYLQKIRDCAKAFIHLGLEPRHGVAIIGFNSPEWIISNMATIFAGGISTGIYATNSPEACLHCAQLSKANVIVVEDEKQYEKIEQIREKLPLLKAVVQYSGTPKNSDVLTWDKLMEIGAKQDDTLLDNALKRIAINQCCTLIFTSGTVGNPKAVMLSHDNLVFDSRSIFERINIGPKEVLVSYLPFSHVAAQIIDMYVATTAAATLYFADKDALKGSLLKTLQEARPTKFIAVPRVWEKIQEKMLHIGSQSGFLKKSIASWAKAHALEYHLKKIQGETSSSWGYSIASSLILSKVKQALGLDRCDLFVSAAAPISMDVKKYFLSLDIPLMDAFGMSESSGAHCLGIPSAFNLDTVGGPIPGVKTKIVANAEEDQGEICMYGRHVFMGYLDEPEKTKETLDSEGWLHSGDLGRQDDKGFLYITGRLKELLITAGGENVPPVPIEHMVQSQLPNISYAMLIGDKKKFLSLLIALKTEVDPSTGAPTAVLTPAVQNWLKSLGCPATTIDEVLNAGPDQKLLDAIQEGINKVNEKATSNAQKIQKFKLLPSDFSVATGELGPTMKLKRRIVIEKYKHLVDSMYS